The following proteins come from a genomic window of Anopheles ziemanni chromosome 3, idAnoZiCoDA_A2_x.2, whole genome shotgun sequence:
- the LOC131287827 gene encoding differentially expressed in FDCP 6-like, translating to MATLLKNVTNSICHAFNALQQNRDCFVSKSKLKVLTANIATLLDLYGVERGLDHFRSTATLNFEHYRYYLAQEVFASVSNDLPLAALRNYETKIDEVCWLVCRMNFLTNDEYYTEEAIYQLFRIFCLVADLSSDPNDPDVFTVKIHPLEALIIIKHLLNSLGLNYDGDGKYDYLRTSDESLEFGELLEMLRFKNYDKVNDYRESICEAVGDMYQTLIEDVIKKGYLFRRGYLLPTFREYFFVLQPCELAYYKHPTDRDVCGTIVLDSKFMVKPSHSSSGKQEKVQRFTLVSGDRTYELGTLDHKTRLQWIAALQLAITYSTGREGFQRDTVNRRKQQRETEQRRRREEEQLRSQHLKKLEETHVQLEQEKLARLAAESQARQYEAVAREDSRRVAELEDVKLCLEKMLEDEIQAKRDEEIVRALQARVLAEEWEKREELEQLQAEQKSLLEQERQKRIEFEYRQQENEEKLLEAESMLRQLEEERKRLDRELKLARQKIQLSEDNKGIVEAKLQAMSPTYRTSAGEFMIRRTQSFVAADRPVLVAGTRSSHRFS from the exons ATGGCAACACTGTTGAAGAACGTTACCAACAGCATTTGCCATGCGTTCAACGCGTTGCAGCAGAACCGAGATTGTTTCGTGAGCAAGTCCAAACTGAAG GTGTTAACGGCCAACATTGCCACACTGCTGGATCTGTACGGTGTGGAGCGCGGCTTAGATCACTTCCGCTCGACGGCCACACTAAATTTCGAGCACTACCGGTACTATCTGGCGCAGGAAGTGTTTGCGAGCGTTTCGAACGATTTGCCGCTGGCGGCGTTGCGAAACTATGAAACCAAAATCGATGAG GTTTGTTGGCTGGTCTGTCGGATGAACTTCCTCACGAACGATGAGTATTACACGGAGGAGGCCATCTATCAGTTGTTCCGGATTTTCTGCCTCGTCGCCGACCTCTCCAGCGACCCGAACGATCCGGACGTGTTCACGGTGAAGATCCACCCGCTGGAGGCGCTGATCATCATCAAGCATCTGCTGAACTCGCTCGGACTGAACTACGATGGCGACGGGAAGTACGACTATCTCCGCACGTCGGACGAATCGCTCGAGTTTGGGGAGCTGCTGGAGATGCTGCGGTTCAAGAACTACGACAAGGTGAACGACTACCGGGAGTCGATCTGCGAGGCGGTGGGCGATATGTATCAGACGTTGATTGAGGACGTGATCAAGAAGGGCTATCTGTTCCGGCGCGGGTACCTCCTGCCGACGTTCCGGGAGTACTTTTTCGTGCTTCAACCGTGCGAGCTGGCTTACTACAAGCATCCAACCGATCGGGACGTCTGTGGCACGATCGTGCTCGACTCGAAGTTTATGGTGAAGCCGAGCCACTCGAGCTCCGGCAAGCAGGAGAAGGTGCAACGGTTCACACTGGTGTCGGGCGATCGGACGTACGAGTTGGGCACGTTGGACCACAAGACACGCCTACAGTGGATCGCCGCCCTCCAGCTGGCCATCACGTACTCGACCGGACGGGAAGGGTTCCAGCGGGATACGGTGAACCGGCGCAAGCAGCAGCGTGAGACGGAGCAACGGCGTCGGCGGGAGGAGGAGCAACTGCGCAGCCAGCATCTGAAGAAGCTCGAAGAAACACACGTCCAGCTGGAGCAGGAAAAGTTGGCCCGCTTGGCGGCGGAATCGCAGGCACGGCAGTACGAAGCGGTCGCCCGGGAGGATTCGCGGCGCGTGGCCGAACTCGAGGACGTAAAGTTGTGCCTCGAGAAGATGCTGGAGGATGAAATTCAGGCCAAACGGGACGAAGAGATTGTCCGCGCACTGCAGGCGCGTGTGCTGGCGGAGGAATGGGAAAAGCGGGAGGAGCTGGAGCAGCTGCAGGCCGAACAGAAGAGCCTGCTGGAGCAGGAGCGCCAGAAGCGTATCGAGTTCGAGTACCGGCAGCAGGAGAACGAGGAGAAACTGCTCGAAGCGGAAAGCATGCTGCGCCAGCTGGAGGAGGAACGGAAGCGGTTGGATCGGGAACTCAAACTGGCGCGGCAGAAAATTCAACTGTCCGAAGACAATAAGGGTATCGTTGAGGCAAAATTACAG GCCATGTCTCCCACTTATCGTACCAGTGCTGGCGAGTTCATGATCCGCCGGACGCAATCCTTCGTGGCGGCAGATAGGCCCGTCCTGGTGGCCGGTACCCGATCATCTCATAGGTTTAGCTAG
- the LOC131288960 gene encoding dynein regulatory complex subunit 2 yields the protein MGKKKGGNKNKLAKMSEEERARYLQHRADMEEEARRRKQQLIATFMKNKLKREDAFARLNLAKINQEWRTILRNIKCKELKEEVEAVEKTCTECIENKNAVIKRLLCDLDESEDLYSTMLHAHMERVEKIIRIHNDRVNFLMQLYELDKRELIENYEREMDLYKSKKFGLQKDLECVFYGLVEKARTDRLRNDEDHMLKKDELKNSMILKLEMITKEREREMERLWKEFQRVLNLYLRNTEEYRNEYNTLRDQDSSDTKNIQDHYAEVARLSDQIADLRLKLATLKEEHEFNMKQMQKSKAELQLRVQNLKQEMEVGSRLDQEQLKTLAVYSNDAIKHLQGVLKKVKSIFQIATFCKKYETESEDLLPFVQSSLGKAPPRAVPSSSGGSEATSEHGEATSEPDGTVALIDGTMESFKREVFDTAELFENFWMRFNKARIDVACLREEKQQLIERNEQLKGHLKDYLITVNMNSGGPVETHEDLLTKRPTSMKIEKLVRIDEQVIVDDRGLGANRKAVRFRSNGQRRPVTCIEGNLSNAIRNDRLLGVRAKTSDIYSMVQNTA from the exons atgggaaagaaaaagggaggAAATAAGAACAAGCTGGCCAAAATGTCCGAGGAGGAGCGCGCTCGGTATTTGCAACATCGAGCCGACATGGAGGAGGAAGCACGCCGTCGGAAGCAGCAGCTTATAGCGACGTTTATGAAG AACAAGCTGAAACGGGAGGATGCATTCGCCCGATTGAATCTGGCCAAAATCAACCAGGAGTGGCGCACGATACTGCGCAACATCAAGTGCAAGGAGCTgaaggaggaggtggaggcgGTCGAGAAAACCTGCACCGAGTGCATCGAGAACAAGAATGCGGTCATCAAGCGGCTGCTGTGCGATCTGGACGAGTCGGAGGATCTCTACTCGACCATGCTGCACGCACATATGGAGCGGGTGGAGAAGATTATAC GGATCCACAATGATCGCGTTAACTTTCTCATGCAGCTGTACGAGCTGGACAAGCGGGAGCTGATCGAGAACTACGAGCGCGAGATGGATCTGTACAAGTCGAAGAAGTTCGGTCTACAGAAGGACCTGGAGTGTGTGTTCTACGGGTTGGTGGAAAAGGCCCGCACCGATCGGCTCCGGAACGACGAAGATCATATGCTGAAGAAGGACGAGCTAAAGAATTCG ATGATACTGAAGCTGGAAATGATCACCAAAGAGCGCGAGCGGGAAATGGAACGCCTGTGGAAGGAGTTCCAGCGGGTGCTGAATCTGTACCTGCGCAACACCGAGGAGTACCGGAACGAGTACAACACGCTGCGCGATCAGGACTCGAGCGATACGAAAAACATTCAGGACCACTACGCCGAGGTGGCCCGGCTGAGCGATCAGATTGCCGACTTGCGGCTCAAGCTGGCCACCCTCAAGGAGGAGCACGAGTTCAACATGAAGCAGATGCAAAAGAGCAAAGCGGAACTGCAGCTGCGGGTGCAGAACCTCAAGCAGGAGATGGAGGTGGGCAGTCGGCTCGACCAGGAGCAGCTGAAGACGCTCGCCGTGTACAGTAACGATGCGATCAAGCACCTCCAGGGGGTGCTAAAGAAGGTTAAATCCATCTTCCAGATAGCGACATTTTGCAAAAAGTATGAAACGGAATCGGAAGACCTGCTGCCGTTTGTGCAAAGCTCCCTAGGGAAGGCTCCTCCAAGAGCGGTTCCCTCGTCTTCCGGGGGTTCCGAGGCGACGAGCGAGCACGGTGAGGCTACATCGGAACCGGATGGCACAGTGGCCCTCATCGATGGTACGATGGAAAGCTTCAAGCGGGAGGTGTTCGATACGGCGGAACTGTTCGAAAACTTCTGGATGCGCTTCAATAAGGCACGCATCGATGTGGCCTGTTTGCGCGAAGAGAAGCAGCAGCTCATCGAGCGAAATGAGCAGCTAAAGGGGCACCTGAAGGACTACCTCATTACGGTCAACATGAACAGCGGAGGCCCGGTGGAAACGCACGAGGATCTCCTAACGAAGCGCCCAACGTCGATGAAGATCGAGAAGCTGGTACGCATCGACGAGCAGGTGATCGTGGATGACCGTGGCCTCGGTGCCAACCGGAAGGCCGTCCGGTTCCGCTCCAACGGACAACGGCGCCCCGTCACCTGCATCGAGGGTAACCTCAGCAACGCGATCCGCAACGATCGGCTTCTGGGCGTTCGGGCGAAGACATCGGATATTTACTCGATGGTACAGAATACGGCCTAG
- the LOC131285821 gene encoding uncharacterized protein LOC131285821 — MASCADDGSLVEYLLAEEKAGRENLDFFLQKHRIEEVFEELLKDLEALGRVEFYFGKGQENEKDLWNKFRDALESQRTSYEDLRKLLTEFEGKIGKADSVEDGTSPFFQEILQRIQHVADKSLLRSPSPPVVIKNRAEQETFRWTRLIMLQETQLESLKRKIEEYKRKIAERQTQRRELQLQSSQEKDYQTSASNAVLVDIKLSGDGVIQRLQEEISSHPPFESTPEYQASLDRSDQKRKRIAKLHVQLQLWIKKYDKFIGEPMPSLLELEERMAGLEEWKETVLKPQEERLQELKEQVGEFEAIAFEEKVEEMRKLHAVRVLQRAWKRTLEVKRSKKSKKGKKGKGKKRK, encoded by the coding sequence ATGGCGTCGTGCGCGGATGATGGATCGTTGGTGGAATATCTTTTGGCAGAAGAAAAAGCTGGCCGAGAGAATTTGGACTTCTTTCTACAGAAACATCGGATTGAGGAGGTTTTCGAGGAGTTATTAAAAGATCTAGAAGCCCTCGGTAGGGTTGAGTTTTACTTCGGTAAAGGACAAGAAAATGAGAAAGATCTTTGGAACAAATTCAGAGATGCTTTAGAATCCCAAAGAACATCGTACGAAGATTTAAGGAAGCTTCTAACggaattcgaaggaaaaatagGCAAAGCAGACAGTGTGGAGGATGGAACATCACCATTTTTCCAGGAGATCCTACAGAGAATACAACATGTTGCCGACAAATCCCTTCTACGGTCTCCAAGCCCTCCGGTTGTCATTAAAAATCGTGCCGAGCAGGAAACATTCCGATGGACACGGCTAATAATGTTACAAGAAACTCAACTGGAATCGCTAAAACGCAAGATTGAGGAATACAAACGGAAAATAGCCGAACGGCAAACCCAACGCCGGGAGCTTCAGCTTCAAAGCAGCCAAGAAAAGGATTATCAAACGTCCGCATCCAATGCAGTGCTGGTGGATATAAAGCTTTCCGGTGATGGAGTTATTCAACGTCTGCAAGAGGAAATATCAAGCCACCCGCCGTTTGAAAGTACACCAGAATACCAGGCTAGTTTGGATCGGTCCGACCAGAAGCGGAAGCGGATTGCCAAGCTGCACGTGCAGCTGCAACTGTGGATTAAAAAGTATGACAAGTTCATCGGTGAACCGATGCCGTCGTTGCTTGAGCTCGAGGAGCGGATGGCCGGACTGGAGGAGTGGAAGGAAACGGTCCTGAAACCGCAAGAAGAGCGTTTGCAGGAGTTGAAAGAGCAAGTTGGGGAATTTGAGGCGATTGCTTTCGAGGAAAAAGTGGAAGAGATGAGGAAACTGCATGCGGTGCGTGTACTACAGCGGGCTTGGAAGCGCACGCTTGAAGTGAAACGGTCGAAAAAGTCGAAGAAGGGCAAGAAAggtaaaggaaagaaaagaaagtaa
- the LOC131288778 gene encoding dynein regulatory complex protein 10-like, which produces MGDSFEAVCAGDSEEDVAAVKTMVEKITSEIMAHGEEEYDSYDPESLQKVEFHIQISRVGTILGEMTQTLEVLFCLPIICNNETLLDGCFEEDDKNVVKFLSQYIASNSGAGMTKNDIDVDQLKLPGGQLIELATLLSKKELHAATAGHVKQLPGMYRRFLSNIREFRKFTINKMKLTAQKDLAKEKILHRLWTRNERNKKEIRKIEDILVMKKEKLEESVQEKYAVIERYTKELEELGQNSREEIIKYMNDSDREMFHYFERSDQRYDNLLEEAASTMKTYQQQLQEDLAVEKSNRLKKLKLTQQLQSWLHKYDKDAGERTHELKELVAKLNTRQQEYDRWKRTIFDPQEKKYFDAMEEKRQIEIREQEERIEAFMMNRAAKVLQRCWRSVAERKRKMRGKGRGRKGKGKRK; this is translated from the exons ATGGGCGACAGCTTCGAGGCGGTGTGTGCTGGAGATTCCGAGGAAGATGTGGCCGCGGTCAAGACGATGGTCGAGAAGATAACGTCCGAAATAATGGCCCACGGTGAGGAGGAGTACGACTCGTACGATCCGGAGAGTTTGCAGAAGGTCGAATTCCACATACAGATCAGCCGAGTCGGGACCATCTTGGGCGAAATGACCCAAACGCTTGAGGTGCTGTTCTGTCTGCCGATCATCTGCAACAATGAGACCCTGTTGGACGGTTGCTTCGAGGAGGATGATAAGAATGTGGTCAAATTTTTGAGCCAATACATTGCGTCCAACTCCGGCGCGGGTATGACGAAGAACGATATCGACGTGGATCAGCTGAAGCTACCGGGAGGACAGTTGATCGAACTGGCTACGCTTTTGTCGAAGAAGGAACTTCATGCGGCCACCGCCGGCCACGTAAAGCAG CTTCCAGGGATGTACAGGCGTTTCCTGTCCAACATTCGGGAATTCCGTAAATTTACCATCAACAAGATGAAGCTGACGGCTCAGAAAGATCTGGCCaaggagaaaatactgcaccGTTTGTGGACACGCAACGAGCGGAACAAGAAGGAGATTCGCAAGATCGAGGACATACTGGTgatgaagaaggaaaagctgGAGGAGTCGGTGCAGGAGAAGTATGCCGTGATCGAGCGGTACACCAAGGAACTGGAGGAGCTCGGCCAAAATAGTCGTGAGGAAATCATCAAGTACAT GAATGATTCCGACCGGGAAATGTTCCACTACTTCGAGCGGAGTGATCAACGATACGATAATCTGCTAGAGGAAGCGGCCAGTACGATGAAAACGtaccagcagcagcttcagGAGGATTTGGCAGTGGAAAAATCGAACCGCCTGAAGAAACTGAAACTAACCCAGCAGCTTCAGTCGTGGTTGCACAAGTACGACAAGGACGCCGGCGAAAGGACGCACGAGCTGAAGGAGCTGGTGGCCAAACTGAACACTCGCCAACAGGAGTACGACCGTTGGAAGCGCACCATCTTTGATCCACAGGAGAAAAA ataCTTTGATGCGATGGAAGAAAAGCGCCAGATCGAGATTCGCGAGCAAGAGGAACGGATCGAGGCGTTTATGATGAATCGTGCGGCAAAGGTGCTTCAGAGATGCTGGCGTTCGGTTGCAGAGCGGAAGCGTAAGATGCGTGGCAAGGGTCGTGGTCgtaagggaaagggaaagcgCAAGTGA
- the LOC131287598 gene encoding uncharacterized protein LOC131287598, with product MASMMLGQLLRRQITSGRVAFISQARPINVDSTTKLGFPCAYSDEETKKILNTLNEQDVEELYKYNISKYRLKKIEGWRKKFGAFLSLEQVLELDGFGVTVLRKFYDSIVHGPKEDADVAPKAIKKEVKFTTPALSPQVIPKIGSCVSVYIGLDYVTWARFKLDKDQPTSLTGWNSYNISDRKLHINELIRNVSQINRLIPEADVYVVENPPVAQASAMGSAVQTNINVQRSQLIGMLMLMLANRPSPLTGNVEHPTDGTIGSNVFFLKQYLSARLFGIFIGNERVSSEDVIRSLMERQLGPNEEALESIQSRLAIPSGLKIVYEENDRAEREFLGQSLLLGLTFLRLCIFKCEDSLKIFRR from the exons atggcatcAATGATGCTTGGACAGCTGCTCCGCCGTCAAATAACTTCCGGCCGGGTCGCCTTCATCTCGCAGGCACGTCCCATCAATGTGGACAGTACGACGAAGCTCGGGTTTCCGTGCGCCTACTCCGAcgaggaaacgaaaaagattCTCAACACCCTGAACGAGCAGGACGTCGAAGAGCTGTACAA GTACAACATTTCAAAGTACCGGCTAAAAAAGATCGAAGGATGGCGCAAAAAGTTCGGTGCCTTTCTTTCGCTCGAGCAAGTGCTCGAGCTGGATGGGTTCGGTGTTACGGTGTTGAGAAAGTTTTACGATTCCATCGTGCACGGCCCAAAGGAGGACGCGGATGTGGCACCGAAGGCGATAAAGAAAGAGGTCAAATTCACCACTCCCGCCCTCAGCCCACAAGTGATTCCGAAGATAGGCAGCTGTGTGTCGGTGTACATTGGCCTCGACTATGTGACATGGGCCCGCTTTAAGTTGGATAAAGATCAACCTACCTCGCTGACCGGCTGGAACAGCTACAACATTAGCGACCGCAAGCTGCACATCAACGAGCTGATCCGAAACGTGTCCCAAATCAACCGGCTGATTCCGGAAGCCGATGTGTACGTGGTGGAAAATCCCCCGGTAGCGCAAGCCTCCGCAATGGGTTCGGCCGTGCAGACCAACATCAACGTGCAGCGGTCGCAGCTGATCGGCATGCTGATGCTTATGCTAGCCAACCGACCTTCCCCGTTGACCGGAAACGTAGAACATCCCACGGACGGAACGATCGGAAGCAATGTCTTCTTCCTTAAGCAATACCTGTCCGCCCGGCTGTTTGGAATATTTATCGGTAACGAACGGGTATCATCAGAGGACGTCATCCGGTCGCTAATGGAGAGACAGCTTGGTCCGAACGAGGAAGCACTCGAATCGATCCAGTCCCGTTTGGCCATTCCGTCCGGATTGAAGATTGTGTACGAGGAGAACGATCGCGCTGAACGTGAATTTCTAGGTCAATCACTGCTTCTTGGATTGACCTTCTTACGTTTGTGTATCTTCAAGTGTGAGGATAGTTTGAAGATTTTCCGACGCTAA